The following are from one region of the Aphis gossypii isolate Hap1 unplaced genomic scaffold, ASM2018417v2 Contig00538_ERROPOS56132+, whole genome shotgun sequence genome:
- the LOC126554552 gene encoding tigger transposable element-derived protein 4-like, with the protein MEKANEIAKRLNIADFGGSNGWLDRFRKRHGIVYRKICGEADAVDDNSIKSWKETILPNLLKDYSPEDIYNADEFGLFFKLMSNKSLVMKDETCHGGKLSKDRLTVLTCSNWSGTDKLKLLLNCEFVKQKRNVLLFVDNCPAHPKEITLTNIKLVFFPPNATSKLQPLDQGVIKVLKQKYRKKLVQRYLLEMESVTDEEIPKIPKINVLDAIHYVSIAWDEIKPEVIKNCFNKAYFGNVSQEDPHVLDSDEFRDFEEVYPGYTSIDDQLITNEALELEEIINQATVNDEPDEPSDDEEKYIPPLPSIASTVQSISTLRQALTATDGSENMLLYLENGTNRIWLTFDESSKKLFCSVCLAFALEQKTFTKGMSDWKHIHQWFPTQQ; encoded by the exons ATGG AAAAAGCAAATGAGATCGCAAAAAGGTTGAACATAGCGGACTTTGGTGGATCTAATGGTTGGCTTGATCGTTTTAGAAAAAGGCACGGTATTGTCTATCGTAAAATTTGTGGGGAAGCCGATGCTGTAGATGACAACAGTATTAAATCGTGGAAAGAGACAATTCTACCAAATTTGTTGAAAGATTATTCACCCGAGGATATATACAATGCTGATGAGTTTGGCTTGTTCTTTAAATTGATGTCAAATAAGTCACTTGTGATGAAAGACGAAACATGTCATGGTGGTAAGTTAAGTAAGGACCGGTTAACTGTTTTAACTTGCTCAAATTGGTCTGGAACTGACAAGCTAAAACTTTTG CTCAACTGTGAGTTCGTTAAACAGAAAAGAAACGTCCTTTTATTTGTCGATAATTGCCCTGCTCACCCGAAAGAAATAACCCTTACAAATATCAAACTTGTGTTTTTCCCGCCAAATGCTACGAGCAAGCTTCAGCCCCTTGATCAAGGTGTGATCAAAGTTTTAAAACAGAAATACCGTAAGAAATTAGTTCAACGGTATTTACTAGAAATGGAATCGGTGACCGATGAAGAAATCCCCAAAATCCCCAAAATCAATGTTTTAGATGCTATTCATTATGTTTCAATTGCGTGGGATGAGATAAAACCAgaagttattaaaaactgtttcaaCAAAGCCTATTTTGGTAACGTATCACAAGAAGACCCTCACGTTTTGGACTCAGACGAATTTCGGGACTTTGAGGAGGTTTATCCAGGCTACACATCCATTGACGACCAATTAATAACGAACGAGGCACTAGAACTTGAAGAAATTATCAATCAGGCTACAGTAAACGATGAACCAGATGAGCCAAGTGATGATGAGGAAAAATACATTCCACCACTTCCGTCAATCGCTAGTACTGTACAATCAATATCTACATTGAGACAGGCACTTACTGCAACTGATGGCTCCGAAAACATGCTTCTATATCTAG AAAACGGAACAAATCGCATTTGGTTAACATTTGATGAGTCATCTAAAAAACTCTTTTGCTCAGTTTGCTTGGCGTTTGCTTTagaacaaaaaacatttaccaAAGGAATGTCTGATTGGAAGCATATACATCAGTGGTTCCCAACTCAACAATAG
- the LOC126554555 gene encoding uncharacterized protein LOC126554555, producing MAGSIENMRAVYKKNVFTYVPPSPPANLIDCSNFFLDFSSRKFLNIGLDPTDEFNTVIHIITPSRFVNISADFLKRIFRLMGNILSFILEQPQKYKRNLFLDSDSITISSMVYQGENMLIIESKIQDGCCILLNRNDLLKLQDLEWSIFEIIERKTKIVKPLVIQQINQIASYLKTNTKVETRTLEDMTNRVISINNICIATHVNDYNFTSQLQLHAAEHIAQRWLDELEKDEGYEKPFSPPSFYTIFNEEILSDISPPSQTSCTDENDGPYGPQYNTTNLLPKRRHTV from the exons atggcTGGTTCGATAGAAAACATGCGTGCTGTTTACAAGAAGAATGTTTTTACATATGTGCCTCCGTCACCACCGGCTAACCTAATCGATTGCAGTAATTTTTTCCTTGATTTTTCATCTCGCAAGTTTTTAAACATCGGACTCGATCCGACAGATGAATTCAACACCGTGATTCACATTATAACACCATcacgttttgtaaatatttccgCCGATTTCCTCAAACGTATTTTCCGACTTATGGGAAACATTCTATCGTTTATACTTGAACAACCACAAAAGTATAagcgtaatttatttttggattcCGATTCAATTACAATATCTAGTATGGTGTACCAAGGAGAGAATATGCTCATTATAGAGTCTAAAATTCAAGACGGATGTTGCATACTGTTAAATCGTAACGACTTATTAAAGTTACAAGATTTAGAGTGGTCAATTTTCGAGATCATCGAGAGAAAAACCAAAATCGTTAAACCGCTCGTAATACagcaaattaatcaaatcgcatcatacttaaaaacaaataccaagGTTGAAACTAGAACGCTTGAAGATATGACAAATCGCGTGATAAGCATTAACAACATTTGCATTGCAACACATGTAAATGACTACAATTTCACAAGTCAGCTTCAATTACATGCAGCTGAACATATCGCACAAAGATGGTTGGACGAATTAGAAAAAGATgag ggATACGAGAAACCTTTTTCACCGCCATCattttacactatatttaatgag GAAATTCTTTCTGATATCTCCCCTCCATCACAGACAAGCTGTACAGACGAAAACGATGGACCATACGGACCGCAATACAATACTACCAACTTACTACCCAAAAGACGACACactgtttaa
- the LOC126554553 gene encoding protein ZBED8-like, whose translation MDAEHETLLFHTETRWLSKGNMLARLFELREELKVFLIDKGMNYLHEQLCEPKIEMQIAYLSDIFSHLNHLNLQLQGSGNVKLEGSANIFVFEDKVRAFVCKINLWIDKTQVKNYSVFPTLRVLIDDEHYKCFTEDIQHNVLEHLRVLKEEFTRYFPEYGVVDTDVVKKLIRNPFTVEVNNVQEEMQEELIDLQNDSNLKSSFEYSTNLEEFWCKKAMGYPNIRQTALRFLMVFSTTYLCEQGFSSLLSIKNKQRNRLNPSDDMRLALSNSIVPRISQLVKEARPNKSH comes from the coding sequence ATGGACGCTGAGCATGAAACATTACTATTTCATACTGAAACAAGATGGCTTTCGAAAGGAAATATGTTGGCACGTTTATTTGAGCTTCGAGAGGAGTTGaaggtttttttaattgataaaggTATGAACTATTTACATGAGCAACTTTGTGAGCCAAAAATTGAAATGCAAATTGCATATCTTTCGGATATATTTTCCCACTTAAATCACCTAAATTTGCAACTGCAAGGTTCTGGTAATGTTAAACTTGAAGGTTCCGcaaatattttcgtatttgAAGATAAAGTTCGCGCTTTTGTCTGCAAGATAAATCTTTGGATTGACAAAACTCAGgtgaaaaattattctgtattTCCTACACTGCGAGTTCTTATTGATGACGAACACTACAAATGTTTTACAGAAGATATTCAGCATAATGTATTAGAACACTTAAGAGTCCTTAAAGAGGAATTTACCAGATACTTTCCAGAATATGGTGTAGTAGACACTGATGTTGTTAAGAAGTTAATTCGTAATCCTTTCACTGTCGAAGTCAACAACGTTCAAGAAGAAATGCAAGAAGAATTAATAGATCTTCAGAACGACAGCAACTTGAAGAGTTCATTTGAATATAGTACAAACTTAGAAGAGTTTTGGTGTAAAAAGGCCATGGGATATCCAAACATTCGGCAAACAGCATTACGTTTCCTCATGGTTTTTTCGACCACATATTTATGTGAGCAAGGATTTTCTTcactattatctataaaaaataaacaacgaaATCGTCTGAATCCAAGTGATGATATGCGACTGGCCCTAAGCAACAGCATCGTTCCAAGAATTTCACAACTGGTAAAAGAAGCGCGCCCTAATAAGTCACATTAA
- the LOC126554554 gene encoding SCAN domain-containing protein 3-like: MPPKRKYNDEYIKFGFTDITVNKEVRPQCVICTTVLSNDALKPAKLERHLKTVHPNFSDRSREFFEGKKENFKKMKLGTSRTRFETSEKVLHTSYEISLLIAKSKKPHTIGETLIKPCLLKATEEILGKEAAKKMQDIPLSNNTVKSRIANMSQDIEEQLIWLIKKSPWFALQCDESTDVAQCCQLLIFVRFLSGDNTIKEELLLSQVLETTSRGVDVMKIILDYFEKHKLM; this comes from the coding sequence atGCCACCGAAAAGAAAATACaatgatgaatatattaaatttggttttaCCGATATTACGGTGAATAAGGAAGTAAGACCACAGTGTGTGATTTGTACAACAGTTCTCAGTAATGATGCACTAAAACCTGCAAAATTGGAACGACATTTGAAGACAGTCCACCCAAATTTTAGTGATCGTTCTCGAGAATTCTTTGAAGGTAAGAaggaaaactttaaaaaaatgaaacttggGACAAGTCGTACGAGATTTGAAACCTCTGAAAAAGTGCTTCATACCTCATATGAGATTTCCCTATTAATtgcaaaatctaaaaaacctCATACTATTGGTGAAACTTTGATTAAACCATGTTTGTTGAAAGCCACAGAAGAGATTTTAGGTAAGGAAGCAGCAAAAAAAATGCAAGACATTCCTTTATCAAATAACACTGTAAAATCGCGAATAGCAAATATGTCACAAGACATTGAAGAACAGCTTATATGGCTCATAAAAAAATCTCCCTGGTTTGCTCTTCAGTGTGACGAAAGTACGGATGTAGCACAATGTTGTCAATTGCTAATCTTTGTTCGATTTTTAAGTGgagataatacaataaaagaaGAATTATTACTATCACAAGTATTAGAAACTACGTCAAGAGGGGTTGacgttatgaaaataattcttgattattttgaaaaacataaactaATGTGA